From a single Sander vitreus isolate 19-12246 chromosome 4, sanVit1, whole genome shotgun sequence genomic region:
- the cdk4 gene encoding cyclin-dependent kinase 4, translating into MAHGTSIQYEPLAEIGGGAYGTVYKARDTESGQFVALKSVRVQTDQNGLPVSTVREVALLKRLEQFDHPNVVRLMDVCATQRSDQETKVTLVFEHVDQDLKTYLERAPAAGLSSDRIKDLMRQLLCGLAFLHSHRVMHRDLKPENILVTSQGQVKLADFGLARIYSCHMALTPVVVTLWYRPPEVLLQSSYATPVDIWSTGCIFAEMFRRKPLFCGESEVDQLGKIFEVIGLPPEDEWPTDVTLSRKHFPPLLPRSITDLVPEINEQAVQLLLKMLTFDPLKRISALNALEHPYFQDEETLT; encoded by the exons ATGGCCCACGGCACCAGCATCCAGTATGAGCCATTGGCAGAGATCGGAGGAGGCGCTTACGGGACGGTTTATAAGGCCCGAGATACAGAGAGCGGGCAGTTTGTGGCTCTGAAGAGCGTGCGCGTCCAGACAGACCAAAATGGCCTCCCAGTCTCCACAGTCAGAGAGGTGGCTCTGTTGAAAAGGCTGGAGCAGTTTGACCACCCCAACGTGGTCAG GCTTATGGATGTATGTGCCACCCAGAGGTCGGACCAGGAGACTAAAGTCACTCTGGTGTTTGAACATGTGGACCAAGACCTCAAGACTTACCTAGAGAGAGCCCCAGCTGCAGGATTATCCTCTGACCGCATTAAA gaCCTGATGAGGCAGTTGCTGTGCGGTCTTGCATTCCTTCACTCTCACCGCGTGATGCACAGAGACCTGAAACCAGAGAATATTCTGGTAACCAGCCAAGGCCAGGTGAAGCTGGCTGACTTCGGACTGGCTAGGATCTACAGCTGCCACATGGCCCTCACGCCTGTG GTGGTGACACTGTGGTACCGACCCCCCGAGGTTCTGCTGCAGTCCAGTTACGCCACACCCGTGGACATCTGGAGCACCGGCTGCATCTTTGCTGAGATGTTCAGACGCAA ACCTTTGTTCTGCGGAGAATCAGAAGTGGACCAACTTGGGAAAATTTTTGA AGTTATTGGCTTGCCACCAGAGGACGAGTGGCCGACTGATGTTACACTCTCAAGAAAACACTTCCCCCCTCTCTTACCTCGCTCAATCACTGACCTTGTTCCAGAGATAAATGAGCAGGCGGTGCAACTATTGCTG